CTTATTATGAAAATGAATAAAGCTACTTTATTTTCTGGTGATTACTATGTTCTTGATGTCACCCAAGATGAAGATGCACCTGTTTGTATTTGCATTGCCGCTATTATGGATTACTGGCTTTATAATCGCAATAAAGCACAAAAATTTGATTATCGGTTAACGCCAAATTGCTAGTTGCTAAAAAATTATTATGCCTTTTTTACTGAAATTTCCCTCTGATAAAATACAAAAAGGAATGAAGACATATAGTATGCCTTCATTCCTTTTTTGCTGTGAACGTTACATCTTTTCTTTTTCGTGAACTAACGTTTTCTGGGATAATGAACTTTTTTTATGAAAAATAATTCCTACTAAGATAACAAGTAATAAAATACTTAATAATTTAAAGGGAACAAATAGATCTGAAGTTCCTGAAATAATCTGTAATATGCTTAAACCAAAAGGAGCCATAAAATTACCTAGATTACAACCAATTAAAATAATCGAAGTTGCTACTGTCATCTTAGTTGGAGAAGCATATAAATTTAATGAGTTATAAATAAATGGAAAAATTAAACTACCCGGTATTCCACTAATAAAATAGCCAACTAATAGTAATGTAAAGTTATTTTCAGAAAGCGCGATTAAAAATGTTGCAACCGCCAATAAAGCTAATCCTAGATATAAACATTTATCACCTAAAAAACGATTGAAAAAACCAAACAAAGAACCCGTAACAATTCCGATTATCGGCATTACCGCTAAAAATGCAGAGGCATTATAATCGGCTCCTTTGATGTTTGTAACCATTGTTGGAAAGCGGACACCGATAGCTACAAATGTCATTACCAAAAATAAAGCAAAAAGGGCAAGTAAATAAACAGCAAGCTTCAATTCTCCCTTTTGCGGACCTACTTCTTTTTTTTCTTCTGAAATTTCAGGGACAAAAATTGTAAATAAGATTAAAATAGGAAACGCTAACAAATAGATACCAAAAGATGCTCTCCAGCCAAAAGTAAGTAATGCACCTGCTAACAACGTTAAACCTGCATTTCCTATATTTTCAGCAGCTCCACGATACCCCAAAAGACTAGCACGCTTTTGAGGTTCATCTTGAAAGAGCAGATTAATAATTGAAACAGCAAGTGAATTAAATAAACCAAATCCAGCCCCTAAAACAAAACGACTCAACAAAATCGGAACATAGCTATTCAAAAATAGTGGCGCTACTCCTCCACCAATCCCTACTAGAAGGAGTCCCAATTGAACTGTGCGCTTTGTGCCAAGTTTTTCAACAATTAAACTAGATAAAACAACAAAAATTACAACAGCTAACGCAGGTAATGTTGCCACCAACTCAACTTGGGTAGTTGTCATTGATAGAGAAGCTTGCATTTGAGGTAGTGCACCATTAATAGATAGTGCACTCGTTAATAAAAGTGAAATTGATAAAATAGATAACCGTGTCAACAAACTATTTTTATTCATCATTATTCGCTCCCGCTATATTTTTTTTAAATGCATAATGGCCGTTTGAAAATCACCATAAAAATCCGGAACGTTAACGCCAATATTCATTAATTCATCCCCAAAATATTGCTTTTGAGAAGTTTGTTCTTCATAACAAGCATCTTCATCTAAACCGGCCAACACAATATCATGAAAGACAGGTTGTGCTGCTGCTAACGTTCTAGCCATTAAAACAACAGCCTCGTCTTTAGTTGATGAAACAAACATCCATGCAGTTAAATCACCTTCAAAAGGACTTTTAAGGCGATAGAAATCCCCATATTGAACAAGCGGACGAATTTTTTGATATTGTTTTACTTGTTCTTTTACGATTATTTTTTCTTCTTCTGACATCTCAGTTAAATCCAATTCATAGCCAAATACGCCACTCATCGCAACATCTCCTCGGGTCTTCAAGGAAGTTATACGCCCAGTCTGATGATTGGGCACAGCTGAAACATGCGCTGTCATAGAAGAAATAGGGTAAGCTAAACTGGTACCGTATTGAATTTTTAATCGCTCTATTGCATCTGTATTATCTGTTGGCCAAGATTGTGGCATATAATACAAAAAGCCAGCATCAAAACGTCCACCCCCACCAGAGCAGCCTTCCCATAAAATATTAGGGTAACGAGAAATCAAATTTTCAATGAGCTCGTATACGCCAAGGATATGACGATGGGCAGTTTCACCTTGTTTTTCTGGCGGTAATGCAAGTGAATAAACATCAGATAAACTGCGATTCATATCCCATTTGATATAATCAATTGGCACTTCATCTAAAATATTACAAATTTGTTCTTCAATATTTTGACGAATCTCTTTGCGACCCATATCTAATAAATGTTGATCACGAGATGCAGCCGGTGTGCGATTAGGTTCTTGCATTACATAATCTGGATGATTTTGATATAGGTTAGAATCAAAGGAAATCATTTCAGGCTCAAACCATAAGCCAAACTGTAGTCCCTTCTTGTGAACATAATCTGCAATCCCTTTTAATCCATGTTTTAACTTACCTTCATATTCAAACCAATCTCCTAAAGAAGAATTATCAGAATCACGGTGACCGAACCAACCATCATCTAATACGAACATTTCAATACCTAAGTTTGCTGCTTCATCGACGATTTGTTCAATTTTTTTACTATCAAAATCAAAATAGGTAGCTTCCCAATTATTTACCAAAATTGGACGTTCTTTATATTGATGCTCACCACGAGCTACACGTTCCCGCAATAAATGGTGCAAGGTACTACTCATCTTGTTTAACCCTTGATCTGAATATGTCAAGATTACTTCTGGAGTCTGGAAAACTTCATCACTCGCTAGTGTCCAAGAAAAATTGTATTCATTAATTCCAACAAGTAAACGTATTTGATTAATTTGATCTTTTTCTAGTTGAAAAGCATGGTTGCCAGAATAAACAAAATGTACTCCCATCGCCGGACCACTAAATTCTGTAGTATTTTGGTTAACCAAAGCGATAAAACTATTCATGTGATGGCTAGACGCCCCGCGACGGCTTTCAAAGCTTTGTATCCCGGTATGGATTTTTTCTCGTTGAATTTGACGCTCCCGTAAATGTGCACCTGGCAAAGAAATTACTTCATCATAAACACCACTATTTCGTAAATCTAATTGCATGGATGCAATTTTTTCCAAACAAATATTTTCCTTAGTTTTATTTATGGCTTTGACAGAACGTGTTATCACTGGCCGGGTGTGAAAAAGCGTGTAAGCAAGTTCCAAATAAATTTCTTGTTCTTTATCTTTTAGACGAATTATCAATGTACTTGCTTCTTCTTTTGTTAAAATATATGTTTGAGGTAAGCCACTAAGTTTAGGTTTTCCACTTTTAATTTGATAATCGAAATAACGAAAATCGTGTAAGTTAGAACCGTTGTTTCGTTTTATAATTGTTGCTGGCAAGCGAAAGTCCATACTACCATGGGTTGAGTACTCTTGTGGTAATGTATCTTTGGAGTAAGCCCTTTCAATGTTTCCCGGTACATTCCCTGAAAAACCACGATCACGACGAGGATAGGTCTTATGCCCACTATAGTGATCAGTCTTTTTACCAAAGTATAGGTGATTCAAAATACCGTCCTCTTCAATTTTAATAATGTAAGAGATTTCATTATTGTGTAAATGAAAAGTTTGTGTCGTTTCGTTAAATTCAATATATTTCTGTTTCATAGTTTTTCCTCCTCTTAACTCGTTGTTTACCTTATAATGTTTACTAAACAAAAATGTCAAGAGAAAAATAAAAAAAGAGGAAAATTTTTATTTTTCCTCTTACTCTTTATTTGGAATAAAACTTTCACGAATGACAAGTTTAGATGGAAAAGTCATAACAACTGGTTCTTGCCTATTACCATCAATTCGTTCTTTAGCTAGACGCACGGCAGATTTAGCAATCTCTTGAGCACTAATATGCACAGTTGTTAAACTTGGTGTTAAAAATTCCGCAATCTCTATATCATCAAAACTTGCAATTTCAATTTCTTTTCCCACAATTATTCCAGCAGACTGTAAAGAGCGGTACACCCCCACAGCAAGTGGGTCACTCCCCACTAAGATAGCCGTTGGTAAGGTCTGTTGGGTTTGCAACCACTCATCCATTATCCGTTTTCCTTCTAATGGTTCCCATAAGCCTAACTTACTTTGCTGAGAAAGATTATATTCAGACATGAACGCTTGATAGGCGCGTAAACGCTTTTCATTTTCACTGTAAACTTTTTCACCTTTCTCATCAATTGTAATATTAAAACCACCGATATAAGCAATACGTCGATGTCCTTTATCATAAAAAAGCTGGAGAACGCGCTTGGTCATCCGTTCAAAATCAGCATAAACTAAGTCAACTTCTTGATTAATGTCTGGATTGTCGATTATTACAATGTTAGGATTTTGTTTTAATAACCGTTTTACGGACTCTTGTGAGACTGTTCCCACCACAATAATAGCACCTAATTTATCAAAATCTTGCCATGTCTTTGGATTGTCTTCTAAATTATAAACACGATTCATCCCAATGTGTAACCGTCTAGCCTCTTGTTCCAAACCCATTCTAAGTGCATTAAAGTATGGATCATCTAATTCTTTTTGTCGACTAGTAGAGGAGATCACACCAATAGAAGGTAGACGACGCTTGACATATTTTCTTTTCTCAACATCATAATTTAGTTCTTTTATTGCTGAATAAATTCGTTCTTTGGTCGCTTGTGCAACAGAAAGCGTGGGATCATTGTTTAAGACTCGTGATACTGTTCCCGGACTTACATTTGCACGTCTGGCCACATCACGTATTCCTACCATCTTTATCACCTCAATTGTTTACTAAACAATAACGAAATTTGAAGAATTCGTCAATAAAAAAAGATTGTCCTGAAAGACAATCTTTTTTAACCAATTAGTTTTTGCATATGATCATAGTGATGCCCAGCAATCATCGTCTGTGTGATGGTTTTAAAGCCATTACGTTCATATAAGCGTTTGGCTCCTGGGTTATTCACATCTACACTTAACCCAATAATATTTTCACCATCTCTTTTGGCAATCATTGGTAATGCATTCAGTAATTCTCCGCCAATTCCCTGTCCCCGAAATTCTGATGAAACAGAAATAGAATCCAAGTACCATTCCGGATCAATTGTTTCAGAATCGGTAAAAAGACGCGTTTCATTTGGAATATCAAATTTAGCTAGTAATGGAATTAACGGGTCGTCAATATTTTTTTCCGCACTAGCGGGATATCCATAGGCCACACCGGCAACCTTCCCATCAACCTCTTTTACTAACGCTCGTTCATAGCCATAGCGATAATCAGGAATAGCCACACTTTCTTCTAAAAGGGCTAATGTTTTTTTCACTCCGTATTTTTTGACAAAAGGCAACTCCATATCTTCTAAAATTACTAAGACTAATGGTGCAATCGCAGCTGCATCAGACTTCTTTGCATAACGTATCATGTTATCAACCTCCAACAATAAGCTTAACATGTGAAATTTATTTTACCAAGAGTAGTAGTGTAATTTTCTAAAAAAAGCATGTTATAATTCTATACGAAGTGTTTTTATAAAGGAGCGATTTCCATGAATATCTACTATATGTCCATTTCTGGCAATACCCGTGCTTTTGTTACCAACTTACAAAAATATGCAGCTGCGCAAAATGAAATAGATTCTACTAATCCCACTATCAGCCTTCATGCAATTGATGACAATACGTTACCAAACACGATTCAAGAAGACTTTTTTGTTTTTGTCCCAACATATCTAGAAGGCGGTAACGGCGTTGACAATGGTGATCAGGAAATTTTAACTGAAGCTCTGCGAGAATACATTGCCTATGAGGATAATGCTCAAAATTGTTTAGGAATTGTGGGTAGTGGTAATAAGAATTTCAATCGTCAATACTGTTTAACTGCTAAGCAATACGCAACGCAATTTAACAGTCCTTTTTTAGCGGATTATGAGTTACGGGGAACCCCTAAAGATGTGGAGCGTATTTATCACATTTTGTTAAATGCAAAAAAATAAAATCAGAACCAAAATGTTCACTTAATCTACTACGTAAGCTAAGCTAAAAAAATCAGAAATCTTATTAAAACCACCTTGGCTTTATAAGATTTCTGATTTTTTAGTTTTATATTTTTTGCCTTTGATGTTTGAAATATAAGTCCTGAGCTTCTTTAGCCAAAAAACACATGTAATGACCTAAAACGTATAAAACCATGACCACAGCAATCGCAGTTTCAAGTTTTGCTAAATATTCAATTGCAACTACTGGATAACCATTAGCCGCTAAAAAGATACTGACACTACGACTAGCAAAAGCTGAGATTGCCAAAGGAAAGGTAAAGGCCGCATAACTAGGATAAAATGGTAATCGTATCATTTTTAAAACGTGGAAAATGATGAACCAATACAAAATCTGTGATAAAATCAATAGACCAATAACTAAAATCATGTTAGGTTTTGAAAATGCTTTTAAATAGCCCGTTAATTCCAAAGAACCTGGTGCGGCGATAATCGTAATCAGCGGCAATGTTGCTTCTGCCATGTTCTTAAATAAAAAGACGCGGTGAATAATAAGTGGCAATAAAACCAAGTAAAACAACAAGCCTACCCAAAAGTTTATCTGTCCAATCAAAGGAAAGAAATTGCTACTGGTGACGGAAATAACCCCAATTCCAACATAAACTATAAACCAACTAGGATACAAATGATCCATTTTCACGCTAGGTTTAATTAAAAAGTGATAGGTAAAATAAGTAACTAAGTAATAGTGAATTAAAATTGCAACTAGCCATAAATATTTCACATATGGTGCAACTGCTTGAATTTGCAATAAATAGGTACATAAGACCATTGTTCCCATTGTAAAAGTGGGAGAAACAGAAGCAACAATGGGATCTTGCAGGCTGGCATGAGCGTGTCCAAAAGTAAGGACGACCTTCAATAATACCGCAATAAATAGACTTCCTGCAATCAGACCTAAACTGTTTCCAAGAAAATTTAAGCCATATGTTTTTAAGACGTTTCCACAAGTCGCTAAACCTAATATTAATCCGCAAATGGGGATGGGAATGATTTTTAAAAATTCTCGCACTTTTCTTCCTCCTAATCGTAATGAAAAGATTGTTTGTTTTCTCACTAGTGAGTTCGTTATTAGTATAGTAATCTTTTAGCTAAAAGAAAAATAAATAGTATAAATACTTATCATCAGCTTTTTTAATTAAAAACGGAGGTCCTCTAATGTTACATTTGTTACACACCTTTGTTTCTGTCTACGAGACAAGAAATTTTACCCATACTGCTGAAGATCTATTTTTGTCACAACCTACTATCTCAGCACAAATCAAAAAATTAGAAGAACATCTACAAGTAAAATTGTTTATCCGCAACGGAAAACAAGAAATTATTCCAACAAAAGAAGCAATTTTCTTGTATCCCCGCGCTTTACAAATTATTGAAGAGTGGGATGATACCAGTCAACGGCTTAAAAACCAAGAAAACTTTCGTTTGCAATGTATTGTAGGATGTTCCCATACGTGTGCTGTCTATTTTGTTCCTAAATTAATTCCTTATTTAGTAAAACAATTTCCTAACGTTGATTTTTCTATTAAATTAATGAATTCAGAGGAAGTTGGACAACAAATGGCCCAAAATAAAGTTAGTATTGGTTTTATTGAAAAACCAGAACGTAATGAAGCCATCAATCAAATGGCAATTTATGAAGATGAATTGGTCTTAGCTGGAAAAAAAGATTCACCTTATTGGCTCTTACGTGAAAACGAGTCGGGTCTGCGCTTTTACAATGAAATTTATTTGCGAGAAAATAATTTAATACCTAAAATTTTGTATGTGGATAATAATGAAGCAATTTTGGCATTATTACGAGAAGGTTTTGGACGTTCAATTATCTCAAAACTAGCTATTCCTCAAGATATTTCCTATGAAGAAATCCACGAACATCATTTGCGTCACTTTTATTTATTGACTCATAAAGCCATCTTTAAAGACGTATTGCGCGAGATTGCAGCATATATTGAGATTTTAGTTCCCCATTTAATAGAAAATAAAATTCTTTAAGCTTAAAACAAAAAATTGACAGAAAATCTTTATTAAAGCAGATTTTCTGTCAATTTTAATTTTTAACTTTATTTATCTCTCCTAGTAAACCCAAAAATAGAAAAGGTATAGTCAATAATAGATTACATGTGTCTATTTTTACCAGCCAAATATAGCTTCATTACATTTTCTGTTAAGAGTGCAATATTTTGGAGCGTTATTTTTTTTAACATCGCTGTTTGTAAAGAACTTGGCCGGCTTTGAATAGAAAATACACCATCAAAGTGATATTCAATCGCCAATATTTTATCTGGACGTGCGCCGCAAAATGCAACAACTGGCAATTGATAGCGCCGCGCTAAGCGCGCAACACCTAAAGGTACTTTTCCTTGAGCAGTCTGTTCGTCAAAATTTCCTTCCCCAGTGATTACAAAATCACAGTCAGACATTTTCTTATCAATCTGTAGCATTTGGGCAATGGTAGGAAAACCCGGCTGCAACACTCCGCCTGCTAACAATAAGCCACCACCTATTCCTCCAGCTGCACCACTGCCAGAAAAAGAATTCAAGTCCAACTTAGCTTTGAAATTTTGCCAGACAAGGTTTGCTCCTTTTTCTAAGCGCGCTAAGATCTCGTCGGTACCACCTTTTTGAGGACCAAAAACATTTGTAAAACCTTGGCTTCCTGTGTAAAAATTATTTACATCCGTGAGACCGATTACTTTTTTATTTCCCAAATTAGGTAAACTTAATGTTGCTAGGAAATCTTTCCCTAGCAATAAGGGATTTTTTGGCGGAATTTCTTGATTACTGAGCGCCGCTAATAATCCTAACCCGCCATCATTAACGCCACTACCACCTAAGGAAACATAGACTTGTTCTGCATCTTTTAAGGCAGCTGAGATTACTAAGCCTAAACCATAAGAGTGAGCTTTTTGAATTGTTTCTTCACTTGGTGTGATTTGTGTTAAACCAAGTATTTGCGCAGATTCAATAATTGCTGTTTTTACCCCATCAATTTCTGTCAACCAATAGCTTCCTTTTATAGGTTGCCCTAATAAATCTATTGTATTTACTTCCACTTTACTACCCAAAAAAGTATCTGTTAAAACTGCCAACGTTCCTTCACCACCGTCAGCAATTGGCACATTACAACTTGTCACACTCATTTTGGCTAAGGTTTGACAAACAGCATCATTTAATTCTTGTGAAGTAGCACTACCCTTAAATGAATCAATTGCCACAAATACTTTCATAAAATCTGCTCCTTGTATCTTCGGCTAAAAAATTATTTGGTGCATAAAAAATACCTTAGCTTCGATAGTTTTTTCTTTTATTGTAGAAAAAAGCAGTTATTAAAGCAAAGATTTGACTGTATTTGCCGTTTTTAATTTAACTTCGCCAATATTTTATTTTTATTAATCGAACGAACTTGAAAAACGTCCCTATAAAAAGTGCTGAAACTTATCATAAAACGAATGATAAATTTCAGCACTTTTTAAAATTATTTTGCTAATGGCCAGAAATCTTTTGCTGTACCTTGTTCCATTCCCATTAAAAATTTTTGCCTTACATCTGGATAAGTTTTCGCAATGTCCTTCACAAAAAGCTTAATTTCTTCTCGCTTTGTTTTCTTATCTGCTGGACAAGGGTTAAAAATAACCGGTAGTTCTTCTCTTTTGACAAAGCGAATAATGTCTTGTTCAGTTACGTATAACAGTGGACGAATTAACGTAAGTTCTGTTTTAGATAAATAACTTTTTGGTTCAAAACTATTTAACTTCCCGTGAAAAAGAAAATTCATAAAGTATGTTTCAATTGCATCGTCCAAATGATGGCCCAAAGCTACTTTATTGCAGCCAAGTTCACGGGCTTTGTTATACAATATCCCCCGACGTAACTTTGCACAGAGTGAACAAGGGGATGCCTCTTTTCGTACATCAAAAACAACTTCTGCAATCTTAGTGGGCACAATTTCTAACGGATAGCCTAGAGTTTGACAAAATTTTATTAACGGTTGTAAATTAACCTCTTCAAAACCCATATCTAAACTAATTGGGACAATTTCAAAGGAAAAACCAAGGCGTTCTTGCTTGGCGATGGTATCAAGAAAATACAATAAGCTAGTGCTATCTTTTCCACCACTTAAGCCAATCGCCACTCTATCTCCTGGTTCAATTAATTGATGGTTTAAAATGGCGCGACGGATAGGATTGTAATAAAGTTGATTATCTTTTTTCTTAAAGCTCATATTAACTTCCTCTCACTAAAAAGCTATTTAAAAAAATTAGTTTTTAAACTATATTGTTTCCCCGCTAAAACATCGTATTGTATCATCCGATAATCTTCATACGTAGTTTTCGCAGCGCCAGTCAGTGTTAAATTTTTCTGCCAGCTTCCTTGTTTGAAGTACATATTTTTTTCAAAAGCTGGTAATGCTTTTTCCAACTTCAAAAGCATTTCATAGTAAGGTGGGGTACCTAACCCTGCTTGAGAAAATAAATTAGGCGCAAAATAAAACGGACTTGTGATTGCCTCATGCTGTCCACTTTTTACCAATTTTCCTGCGGAATCAAAAATTAAGAATTGTGTCTCATGCAAATTTGTACCATCGTTTTTCTTCTGAATTGTATCTGAGTAAATTCCCGGTAAATGGTCCCCCCAAAAAACTATAAGTGTACGACGTGGTAATTTTTTAACTGCTTCTGTAAAATTCTGCAGTGCTTTTGCACTATAAGCCACGTCTTGTAAATAATTGGCAATTGCATTTGTATTTCCTTCAGTTGCCACATGGTAGGGAATATTCCCATATTTATCGCCATAAGGCATATGTGTTTGCATCGTAACCAAATGAACAAATTGAGGCTGTTTCGCATCTTTTAAAAGAGATAAAATTTCATCGTAGGCTGATTCATCGGAGATATACGGATTATTTTCAATCTTATTACGATATTTCATCGTATCTTGATCTAAGAAGCGGTCAAATCCTAAAATCGAATAAACATCTTTACGTTTATACATAGACGTATCATAAGGATGAATTGCTGTTGCCTGATAGCCATTTTGTTTTGTTAAAGAGACGAGCGAAGGCAACTGTTTTAATTTGGGTACTAATAGGGTATAAGGAGTTGTCATCTGCGCATTTAACGGTTCCATACTAAAGCTAGTCAATGCTTCAAATTCAATATTTGCGGTGCCCCCGCCATAATTTTGTGATAACATTTTGCCACTATAGGTTTTGTTGGCCACAGCATAATAATCAGCCAACGGTTCACCAGTATATTGTACGCCTTCTAAATGGGCTGGATCTGAAAAACTTTCTGACATGACATAAATAATATTCGGTTTTTCTTCGCTGCCTTTTTCACCTTGGTATTTTTTTACAATTTCTGCAACTTTTTCTTCAGAATAATCTTTTGGTTTTGTCATGGCATCGACTCGCAAATTATATAAAAATCCTCCGACAAAACCGACATTATAATAATTCATCTTTTGTGAATAAGGAATCCACAATGCCGTTTTATTGTACGCTTTTCGCAATAAATTATCGTTAGAATTAAAATGACTCGCATACAATAAAAAGAGCAAACTAACTAAAAAGACTACGCCACGCATAATTTGTCCACCACGAGATAATTTGCGGCTGCGATAAATACTGTAACCTAATGCTGCAAGTGCCAAGATAATCGCACTCAGCGCAAAAATGAAAATTGGCCAACCTACCATATCCTTTAAAACAGCCAGTTGCCCTATCATCTTTAAGTCATCAGGATAAATAGGTTCTTGCCGTGCCGCCATTTTCTGGTAATCTGCAAAACCCAACAGACCAATTGCAATACTATAAAATAGACTACCAAATAAAAGCGAACCCGCAACTGTAGCAAAAACACCATAGACTGCCAACAATACTAAGCTTCCTAGGAAAAACTTAGTCGTGTGCCACGAAAAAGCAAATTTTAAAGCTAAATCTACTGACAAATTATTTTGACACCACTGTAAATATAAATTACTGATAAGAATTAACAAAAAAATAGCTATACCAGCTAATAGATACTTTATTTTTTTCATGAAGAAACCTTCTATTCGTTAATATTATTATAAAATTAATTGTAGTAGCCTTTATTTTAGCGGTTTGCTTTACTAGTGTAAAGAAACTAGTGGAAATTTAAAAAAGACAAAAAAAAGAGGAACCAAACTGGTATCCTCTAGCCGTTGTTGACGGAGTCTTCCCCAAAACTCCACTTTTAGTATAAAATAAACAAAGTTATATAGCAAAAGTGAGGGTAGGATTTTAATTAAAAACTAATTTAGTCCATCATACTCTTATTTTACTTCCAGAAGTTATCAAAAACAGTAATCGGTAAATGACGCTTATGTTGTCCTTTTGCCCACCAGGATTCAATTGTGGTTTGCGCTTTTTTTGAAACTGTTTTTCCTTCTAAATAATCATCAATTTCATCATACGTAACTCCTAA
The genomic region above belongs to Enterococcus saigonensis and contains:
- a CDS encoding MFS transporter, encoding MMNKNSLLTRLSILSISLLLTSALSINGALPQMQASLSMTTTQVELVATLPALAVVIFVVLSSLIVEKLGTKRTVQLGLLLVGIGGGVAPLFLNSYVPILLSRFVLGAGFGLFNSLAVSIINLLFQDEPQKRASLLGYRGAAENIGNAGLTLLAGALLTFGWRASFGIYLLAFPILILFTIFVPEISEEKKEVGPQKGELKLAVYLLALFALFLVMTFVAIGVRFPTMVTNIKGADYNASAFLAVMPIIGIVTGSLFGFFNRFLGDKCLYLGLALLAVATFLIALSENNFTLLLVGYFISGIPGSLIFPFIYNSLNLYASPTKMTVATSIILIGCNLGNFMAPFGLSILQIISGTSDLFVPFKLLSILLLVILVGIIFHKKSSLSQKTLVHEKEKM
- a CDS encoding alpha-galactosidase, which produces MKQKYIEFNETTQTFHLHNNEISYIIKIEEDGILNHLYFGKKTDHYSGHKTYPRRDRGFSGNVPGNIERAYSKDTLPQEYSTHGSMDFRLPATIIKRNNGSNLHDFRYFDYQIKSGKPKLSGLPQTYILTKEEASTLIIRLKDKEQEIYLELAYTLFHTRPVITRSVKAINKTKENICLEKIASMQLDLRNSGVYDEVISLPGAHLRERQIQREKIHTGIQSFESRRGASSHHMNSFIALVNQNTTEFSGPAMGVHFVYSGNHAFQLEKDQINQIRLLVGINEYNFSWTLASDEVFQTPEVILTYSDQGLNKMSSTLHHLLRERVARGEHQYKERPILVNNWEATYFDFDSKKIEQIVDEAANLGIEMFVLDDGWFGHRDSDNSSLGDWFEYEGKLKHGLKGIADYVHKKGLQFGLWFEPEMISFDSNLYQNHPDYVMQEPNRTPAASRDQHLLDMGRKEIRQNIEEQICNILDEVPIDYIKWDMNRSLSDVYSLALPPEKQGETAHRHILGVYELIENLISRYPNILWEGCSGGGGRFDAGFLYYMPQSWPTDNTDAIERLKIQYGTSLAYPISSMTAHVSAVPNHQTGRITSLKTRGDVAMSGVFGYELDLTEMSEEEKIIVKEQVKQYQKIRPLVQYGDFYRLKSPFEGDLTAWMFVSSTKDEAVVLMARTLAAAQPVFHDIVLAGLDEDACYEEQTSQKQYFGDELMNIGVNVPDFYGDFQTAIMHLKKI
- a CDS encoding LacI family DNA-binding transcriptional regulator, with translation MVGIRDVARRANVSPGTVSRVLNNDPTLSVAQATKERIYSAIKELNYDVEKRKYVKRRLPSIGVISSTSRQKELDDPYFNALRMGLEQEARRLHIGMNRVYNLEDNPKTWQDFDKLGAIIVVGTVSQESVKRLLKQNPNIVIIDNPDINQEVDLVYADFERMTKRVLQLFYDKGHRRIAYIGGFNITIDEKGEKVYSENEKRLRAYQAFMSEYNLSQQSKLGLWEPLEGKRIMDEWLQTQQTLPTAILVGSDPLAVGVYRSLQSAGIIVGKEIEIASFDDIEIAEFLTPSLTTVHISAQEIAKSAVRLAKERIDGNRQEPVVMTFPSKLVIRESFIPNKE
- a CDS encoding GNAT family N-acetyltransferase codes for the protein MIRYAKKSDAAAIAPLVLVILEDMELPFVKKYGVKKTLALLEESVAIPDYRYGYERALVKEVDGKVAGVAYGYPASAEKNIDDPLIPLLAKFDIPNETRLFTDSETIDPEWYLDSISVSSEFRGQGIGGELLNALPMIAKRDGENIIGLSVDVNNPGAKRLYERNGFKTITQTMIAGHHYDHMQKLIG
- the nrdI gene encoding class Ib ribonucleoside-diphosphate reductase assembly flavoprotein NrdI, which produces MNIYYMSISGNTRAFVTNLQKYAAAQNEIDSTNPTISLHAIDDNTLPNTIQEDFFVFVPTYLEGGNGVDNGDQEILTEALREYIAYEDNAQNCLGIVGSGNKNFNRQYCLTAKQYATQFNSPFLADYELRGTPKDVERIYHILLNAKK
- a CDS encoding TDT family transporter, producing MREFLKIIPIPICGLILGLATCGNVLKTYGLNFLGNSLGLIAGSLFIAVLLKVVLTFGHAHASLQDPIVASVSPTFTMGTMVLCTYLLQIQAVAPYVKYLWLVAILIHYYLVTYFTYHFLIKPSVKMDHLYPSWFIVYVGIGVISVTSSNFFPLIGQINFWVGLLFYLVLLPLIIHRVFLFKNMAEATLPLITIIAAPGSLELTGYLKAFSKPNMILVIGLLILSQILYWFIIFHVLKMIRLPFYPSYAAFTFPLAISAFASRSVSIFLAANGYPVVAIEYLAKLETAIAVVMVLYVLGHYMCFLAKEAQDLYFKHQRQKI
- a CDS encoding LysR family transcriptional regulator — translated: MLHLLHTFVSVYETRNFTHTAEDLFLSQPTISAQIKKLEEHLQVKLFIRNGKQEIIPTKEAIFLYPRALQIIEEWDDTSQRLKNQENFRLQCIVGCSHTCAVYFVPKLIPYLVKQFPNVDFSIKLMNSEEVGQQMAQNKVSIGFIEKPERNEAINQMAIYEDELVLAGKKDSPYWLLRENESGLRFYNEIYLRENNLIPKILYVDNNEAILALLREGFGRSIISKLAIPQDISYEEIHEHHLRHFYLLTHKAIFKDVLREIAAYIEILVPHLIENKIL
- a CDS encoding glycerate kinase family protein → MKVFVAIDSFKGSATSQELNDAVCQTLAKMSVTSCNVPIADGGEGTLAVLTDTFLGSKVEVNTIDLLGQPIKGSYWLTEIDGVKTAIIESAQILGLTQITPSEETIQKAHSYGLGLVISAALKDAEQVYVSLGGSGVNDGGLGLLAALSNQEIPPKNPLLLGKDFLATLSLPNLGNKKVIGLTDVNNFYTGSQGFTNVFGPQKGGTDEILARLEKGANLVWQNFKAKLDLNSFSGSGAAGGIGGGLLLAGGVLQPGFPTIAQMLQIDKKMSDCDFVITGEGNFDEQTAQGKVPLGVARLARRYQLPVVAFCGARPDKILAIEYHFDGVFSIQSRPSSLQTAMLKKITLQNIALLTENVMKLYLAGKNRHM
- a CDS encoding tRNA lysidine(34) synthetase encodes the protein MSFKKKDNQLYYNPIRRAILNHQLIEPGDRVAIGLSGGKDSTSLLYFLDTIAKQERLGFSFEIVPISLDMGFEEVNLQPLIKFCQTLGYPLEIVPTKIAEVVFDVRKEASPCSLCAKLRRGILYNKARELGCNKVALGHHLDDAIETYFMNFLFHGKLNSFEPKSYLSKTELTLIRPLLYVTEQDIIRFVKREELPVIFNPCPADKKTKREEIKLFVKDIAKTYPDVRQKFLMGMEQGTAKDFWPLAK